In Gemmata obscuriglobus, a single genomic region encodes these proteins:
- a CDS encoding MgtC/SapB family protein, with protein MELLNFTGNIALAALLGVVIGAERQLRRHPAGLRTNALVSTGAALFVSLTQLLGDHNSPSRIASYIVSGVGFLGGGVILKDGTTIRGLTTAAGLWCSAAVGTMAGIGFGTHAAIGTAFVLALVLGLRPVARWIETRQAQAPDAPGYYKLRVVCQEREHAVVRAAVARHLGSAPGVAVTRIATEKPKRKKQAVVNVTAVATPADDRAIQDTIGRVLIEPGVRSASWEKLPPPPE; from the coding sequence TTGGAACTGCTGAACTTCACCGGCAACATCGCCCTCGCCGCGTTGCTGGGGGTGGTGATCGGCGCGGAGCGGCAGCTCCGCCGGCACCCCGCGGGGCTGCGCACCAACGCGCTGGTCAGCACCGGGGCGGCGCTGTTCGTGAGCCTCACACAGCTCCTCGGCGACCACAACAGCCCGAGCCGGATCGCGTCGTACATCGTCAGCGGGGTCGGGTTTCTCGGCGGCGGCGTCATTCTGAAGGACGGGACGACGATCCGCGGGCTGACCACCGCCGCCGGGCTGTGGTGCAGCGCCGCGGTCGGCACGATGGCCGGGATCGGGTTCGGCACGCACGCCGCGATCGGCACCGCGTTCGTGCTCGCGCTGGTGCTCGGGCTGCGGCCGGTGGCGCGGTGGATCGAAACGCGGCAGGCGCAGGCGCCGGACGCGCCCGGGTACTACAAATTGCGGGTCGTGTGCCAGGAGCGGGAGCACGCGGTCGTGCGCGCGGCGGTCGCCCGCCACCTCGGGTCGGCGCCGGGTGTGGCGGTCACCCGGATCGCGACCGAGAAGCCGAAGCGCAAGAAGCAGGCGGTCGTGAACGTGACCGCGGTCGCGACCCCGGCCGACGACCGTGCCATTCAGGACACCATCGGCCGGGTGCTCATCGAGCCGGGCGTGCGGTCCGCGAGCTGGGAGAAACTCCCGCCGCCGCCGGAGTGA
- a CDS encoding isocitrate/isopropylmalate dehydrogenase family protein, with protein MQIVLIEGDGIGPEVTQAACRVVAAAGVKIDWVKAPAGIPAAEQFGEPLPEETLEMIRRYRVALKGPCTTPIGKGYRSINVRLRQGLELFASVRAVNTLPGINTPYEKVDLIVVRENTEGLYAGMEHEVVPGVVESVRLVTRAAAERIVQFAFELARHRGRRMVTFCHKADVMRLSDGLFLEVARTVAEDYPFIQFEEKPIDNVCLELAMDPSGFDVLVMENLFGDVISDLAAGLIGGPGPGGGLGLVPGANFGNRFAVFEAVHGSAPDIAGKGIANPIACIRSAALLLEHVGHRAAGERIEHAVVKTLQVGEGLTRDLGGTGTTATITEQIIKNLGA; from the coding sequence ATGCAGATCGTGCTGATCGAAGGCGACGGGATCGGGCCGGAGGTGACCCAGGCGGCGTGCCGGGTGGTCGCCGCGGCCGGGGTCAAGATCGACTGGGTGAAGGCGCCGGCGGGCATCCCGGCCGCGGAGCAGTTCGGCGAGCCGCTGCCGGAAGAGACGCTGGAGATGATCCGGCGCTACCGGGTGGCGCTGAAGGGGCCGTGCACCACCCCCATCGGGAAGGGCTACCGCTCGATCAACGTCCGCCTGCGCCAGGGGCTGGAACTGTTCGCCAGCGTGCGCGCGGTCAACACGCTCCCCGGCATCAACACACCATACGAGAAGGTGGACCTCATCGTCGTTCGCGAGAACACCGAGGGGCTCTACGCCGGGATGGAGCACGAGGTGGTGCCCGGGGTGGTGGAGAGCGTGCGGCTCGTGACCCGGGCGGCCGCGGAGCGGATCGTGCAGTTCGCGTTCGAACTGGCGCGGCACCGCGGCCGGCGGATGGTGACGTTCTGCCACAAGGCCGACGTGATGCGGCTGTCGGACGGGCTGTTCCTCGAGGTGGCGCGAACGGTGGCCGAGGACTACCCGTTCATCCAGTTCGAGGAGAAGCCGATCGACAACGTTTGCCTGGAACTGGCGATGGACCCGTCGGGGTTCGACGTGCTCGTCATGGAGAACCTGTTCGGCGACGTGATTTCGGACCTCGCGGCGGGGTTGATCGGCGGTCCCGGGCCGGGGGGCGGGCTGGGGCTCGTTCCGGGCGCGAACTTCGGCAATCGGTTCGCGGTGTTCGAGGCCGTTCACGGCAGCGCGCCGGACATCGCGGGGAAGGGGATCGCGAACCCGATCGCGTGCATCCGCAGCGCGGCTCTGCTGCTGGAGCACGTGGGGCACCGCGCCGCCGGGGAGCGGATCGAGCACGCGGTGGTCAAGACGCTCCAGGTGGGCGAGGGACTGACCCGCGACCTGGGCGGCACCGGCACCACCGCGACCATCACCGAGCAGATCATCAAGAATTTGGGGGCGTAG
- a CDS encoding ribbon-helix-helix domain-containing protein, with translation MTITLPDELKDELERKTRSAGFATVSEYVCWLVQRPEAQEDMTPEALGFASPAELETKLLASLTSGPPVRATPEFWNELRQASIARAASKPEQP, from the coding sequence ATGACAATCACACTGCCAGACGAGTTGAAGGACGAGTTGGAGCGTAAAACCCGCTCTGCGGGTTTCGCCACCGTTTCGGAGTACGTCTGCTGGCTCGTCCAGCGTCCGGAGGCACAAGAAGACATGACGCCCGAGGCCCTCGGGTTCGCGAGCCCGGCCGAACTGGAGACGAAATTGCTCGCGTCTCTCACCAGTGGCCCACCAGTACGGGCGACGCCGGAGTTCTGGAACGAACTGCGGCAGGCGTCGATCGCCCGGGCGGCAAGTAAGCCCGAGCAGCCATGA
- a CDS encoding tetratricopeptide repeat protein — protein MRIRIAIAVWLFAVAAPATAGPEPDTVHELLERGAESFANGKYEDAIRDYTRAIKLDPDSAAAYSARGTAHQANGNDAAALSDLTEALKRDPNNATTRYYRGLAYAHLGWPEKAIADLTDFIEMTPDFAPAFYNRALAFEHVKQFDKALADYNEALRLDPKHTNALVGRGTAHATAGQFDKALADYNEALRLDPKQSLAFFNRAALLFRQGRWAATLTDLDEAVRLAPEKAEYLLFRSTCRMLRSELDEALKDADQAVRSAPRNPDARVHRSSVHLARSNWDAALRDLTEVILLDPNHRFAFLNRAWVLASCPEAKHRDPAQAIKDADRAGELSGWKNPAAIEARAAAAAESGDFPDAVKWQNKALKHPGYDGPAGAVARARLALYEAGKPYRFQSPTAPNGAALLFERGARWHAQGEFDKALTDYDAAARLDPNNARIFYARGSVHLAMRDYDRAIKDLTESIRLDPTFVWAFNDRGAVRFVMGAWGAALGDFDEALRLDPKHATALANRGLLRAAAGDAALRDATKALEDAKAACEATHWRSGLALEAYAAACAEAGEFEYAIRTQKMVQLDTGYAKAHDLTVHERLKLYERKAPLRLQPQRDSK, from the coding sequence ATGCGTATCCGAATCGCGATTGCCGTTTGGCTCTTCGCGGTCGCGGCCCCCGCGACCGCCGGCCCCGAACCGGACACGGTTCACGAGTTACTGGAGCGGGGCGCCGAGTCCTTCGCGAACGGGAAATACGAGGACGCGATCCGGGATTACACCAGGGCCATCAAACTCGATCCGGACAGCGCCGCCGCATACAGCGCACGCGGAACCGCCCACCAGGCGAACGGCAACGACGCGGCGGCGCTGAGCGACCTGACAGAAGCCCTCAAGCGCGACCCGAACAACGCGACCACCCGGTACTACCGCGGCCTGGCTTACGCTCACCTGGGCTGGCCCGAAAAAGCGATCGCGGATCTCACCGATTTCATCGAAATGACCCCGGACTTCGCCCCGGCGTTTTACAACCGCGCACTGGCATTTGAACACGTGAAACAGTTCGACAAAGCGCTCGCCGATTACAACGAAGCGCTCCGCCTCGACCCCAAGCACACGAACGCACTCGTCGGTCGCGGCACGGCACACGCGACAGCCGGGCAGTTCGATAAGGCGCTCGCCGATTACAACGAAGCGCTCCGCCTCGACCCGAAGCAGTCGCTGGCTTTCTTCAACCGGGCGGCCCTGCTCTTTCGCCAGGGACGGTGGGCCGCGACGCTGACAGATTTAGACGAAGCCGTTCGCCTCGCACCCGAGAAGGCGGAATACCTCCTGTTCCGAAGTACGTGCCGAATGTTACGGTCCGAACTCGATGAAGCGCTCAAGGACGCCGACCAGGCGGTACGGTCGGCCCCCCGAAACCCGGACGCGCGCGTCCACCGGAGTTCCGTTCACTTGGCCCGCTCGAACTGGGACGCCGCGCTCCGGGACCTGACGGAGGTCATTCTCCTCGATCCGAACCACCGCTTCGCGTTCCTGAACCGCGCATGGGTTCTCGCGAGTTGCCCTGAAGCCAAACATCGTGACCCGGCTCAAGCGATCAAGGACGCGGACCGGGCCGGCGAGCTGTCGGGCTGGAAGAACCCGGCCGCGATCGAGGCGCGGGCGGCCGCGGCCGCCGAATCCGGCGACTTCCCCGACGCCGTGAAGTGGCAAAATAAGGCTCTCAAGCACCCGGGCTACGACGGCCCCGCAGGGGCCGTGGCCAGAGCGCGGCTCGCGCTGTATGAGGCCGGAAAGCCGTACCGGTTTCAGTCACCGACCGCTCCGAACGGTGCGGCGCTCCTCTTCGAGCGCGGAGCCCGCTGGCACGCGCAGGGGGAGTTCGATAAGGCCTTAACGGACTACGACGCGGCCGCCCGGCTCGATCCGAACAACGCCCGCATCTTTTACGCCCGGGGAAGCGTCCACCTCGCGATGCGCGACTACGACCGGGCGATCAAGGACCTGACGGAATCGATCCGACTCGACCCCACGTTCGTGTGGGCCTTTAACGACCGCGGCGCCGTGCGGTTCGTAATGGGGGCTTGGGGCGCCGCGCTGGGGGACTTCGACGAAGCGCTCCGCCTCGACCCGAAGCACGCAACCGCTCTGGCGAATCGGGGGCTGCTCCGGGCCGCGGCCGGGGACGCCGCACTGCGCGACGCGACGAAAGCGCTGGAAGACGCCAAAGCGGCCTGCGAGGCGACCCACTGGCGGAGCGGGTTGGCCCTGGAAGCGTACGCCGCGGCCTGCGCCGAAGCCGGCGAGTTCGAGTACGCGATCCGAACCCAAAAGATGGTGCAGCTCGACACGGGGTACGCGAAAGCACACGACCTCACCGTGCATGAGCGGTTAAAGCTGTACGAGAGAAAGGCGCCGCTCCGGCTCCAACCCCAGCGCGACAGCAAGTGA
- a CDS encoding caspase family protein: MESAVRATCPKCQNALNIPARWIGQTVKCKKCGALIRATTKVPLTPGVLPQPVPVPAYETNGLSAAAYPLPLGYPPPVLVAQPVPNTPVDPDRPARRAKPKTARPSASDHAFDLDPAEGGVAVRARRRNRGSGALIGVALFFVLAAGLVGAGILYGEQAIGDLLAINNKNKEPGKDASDPPPGTGQSPGTAPGGSGPSKGANATLPRRMLFISVTKYMYLNPLTAGVAGGATDRPAGVANNMAFNWRVPRDKDNDQTFVLSDTATGKNERLPMKNVVQGTYQEFFKTSRAQDRVFIYFGGHAIEKDGKAYLAPIEAELDGDDWQKTVIPLDHFYDELKKCKAAQKVVVWDVCRLNPEKGKVRPGSEPMSAGLFKALTTPPAGVQVVTTCKAGENALELTQLRPDGFAGPMYSGSAFLEAARFVANARLAKTPPTPADPLPIDDWHPAVAKRTNEICDIAEKSGSGGKQTVTLTGAAPATLAPPDPAEKVAARFDLPQAPKGASPAEVKSVERELALPPLRPGLSEIGLADFPFPADVMKDYAEDVKIADVMADKEKYPLRVAVLEVFGKLRQMWAPGAGATRIRDTITGSINDNLKAAVKKEQEFWAVSIAELELELIKLEGLTDARKEEPSKRWQAHYDFALAVLKARLAYMNEYNKLLGNLVTESVPALDPKLGQDGYTLVAADTLRSGKEVKKIAEEAQALFGEIVTKYKGSPWAIQAKQERGVAIGLNWKPASLKKE, translated from the coding sequence ATGGAATCGGCCGTGCGAGCCACCTGCCCGAAGTGCCAGAACGCACTGAACATCCCGGCTCGGTGGATCGGCCAGACGGTGAAGTGCAAGAAGTGCGGAGCACTGATCCGGGCGACGACCAAAGTCCCACTCACACCCGGCGTGCTCCCACAGCCGGTCCCCGTCCCGGCCTACGAGACGAACGGCCTCTCGGCGGCAGCTTACCCGCTTCCGCTGGGCTACCCACCACCCGTTCTGGTGGCCCAACCCGTGCCCAACACGCCAGTGGACCCGGACCGCCCGGCGCGCCGGGCGAAGCCGAAAACCGCCCGGCCGTCCGCGTCGGATCACGCGTTCGATCTGGACCCCGCCGAGGGCGGCGTTGCGGTCCGGGCCAGGAGGCGCAACCGCGGCTCGGGCGCCCTCATTGGGGTCGCGCTGTTTTTTGTGCTGGCCGCAGGGCTCGTCGGCGCGGGCATCCTCTACGGCGAACAAGCGATCGGCGACCTACTCGCCATCAACAATAAGAACAAAGAGCCCGGGAAAGACGCCTCCGATCCGCCCCCGGGCACGGGACAATCCCCCGGCACAGCGCCCGGCGGCTCCGGCCCCTCGAAGGGGGCCAACGCCACCTTGCCGCGGCGGATGCTGTTCATCTCCGTCACCAAATACATGTACCTGAACCCGCTCACCGCCGGGGTCGCGGGCGGGGCCACAGACCGCCCGGCCGGGGTCGCCAACAACATGGCGTTCAACTGGCGCGTGCCCCGCGACAAGGACAACGACCAGACGTTCGTGCTGTCCGACACGGCGACCGGCAAAAACGAGCGGCTCCCAATGAAAAACGTGGTCCAGGGCACCTACCAGGAGTTCTTCAAGACCTCCCGCGCCCAGGACCGCGTCTTCATCTACTTCGGCGGGCACGCGATCGAGAAGGACGGTAAGGCGTACCTCGCCCCGATCGAGGCCGAACTCGACGGCGACGACTGGCAGAAGACCGTGATCCCACTGGACCACTTTTACGACGAGCTAAAGAAGTGCAAGGCGGCGCAAAAGGTGGTGGTGTGGGACGTGTGCCGGCTGAACCCCGAGAAGGGCAAGGTGCGGCCCGGGTCCGAGCCCATGAGCGCGGGCCTGTTCAAGGCGCTCACCACCCCGCCGGCCGGCGTTCAGGTCGTGACCACCTGCAAGGCCGGCGAGAACGCGCTGGAACTGACCCAGTTGCGGCCCGACGGCTTCGCGGGGCCGATGTACAGCGGCAGCGCGTTCCTCGAAGCCGCCCGGTTCGTCGCCAACGCCCGCCTCGCCAAAACGCCCCCGACTCCGGCGGACCCGCTCCCGATCGACGACTGGCACCCGGCCGTCGCCAAGCGAACCAACGAGATCTGCGACATCGCCGAGAAGTCCGGCAGCGGCGGCAAGCAAACGGTGACGCTCACCGGGGCCGCCCCGGCGACGCTGGCCCCACCCGACCCGGCCGAGAAGGTCGCCGCCCGCTTCGACCTGCCCCAGGCGCCGAAAGGGGCTTCACCGGCCGAGGTCAAATCGGTGGAACGCGAACTCGCCCTGCCGCCGCTGCGCCCGGGCCTAAGCGAGATCGGGCTGGCCGACTTCCCGTTCCCCGCCGACGTGATGAAGGACTACGCCGAGGACGTGAAGATCGCCGACGTGATGGCGGACAAGGAGAAGTACCCCCTCCGGGTGGCGGTGCTGGAGGTGTTCGGCAAGTTGCGGCAGATGTGGGCGCCGGGCGCCGGCGCGACGCGCATCCGCGACACCATCACCGGGTCGATCAACGACAACCTCAAGGCCGCCGTGAAGAAGGAGCAAGAGTTCTGGGCCGTCAGCATCGCCGAACTGGAACTGGAGCTGATCAAGCTGGAGGGGCTGACCGACGCCCGCAAAGAAGAGCCGAGCAAGCGGTGGCAGGCCCACTACGACTTCGCGCTGGCCGTGCTGAAGGCCCGGCTCGCGTACATGAACGAGTACAACAAACTCCTCGGGAACCTGGTAACCGAATCGGTACCGGCGCTCGACCCGAAGCTGGGCCAGGACGGGTACACGCTGGTGGCGGCCGACACGCTCCGGAGCGGTAAAGAGGTGAAGAAGATTGCCGAAGAGGCGCAAGCCCTGTTCGGCGAGATCGTGACGAAGTACAAGGGCTCGCCATGGGCGATCCAGGCGAAGCAGGAACGCGGCGTGG
- a CDS encoding tryptophan 2,3-dioxygenase: MDLTYSDYLHVEPLLSLQHPRSEPEEHDELLFIVVHQAYELWFKLLLHELDKVKGDFVAGRTYPAISTFKRLRTVLKVAVEQVDIVETLTPMSFNSFRDRLDKASGFQSGQFREMEFLLGYKRADMLKYQPEGTPAHARLQARLREPSIVDAFYTFLGHHGVAVPGHLTARDLTQPTQPDPEIEEGLFRLYKSQPDLEILFELMTDFDEGLQEWRYRHIKLVERTIGSKRGTGGSLGVEFLKRSLFHPVFPDLWAIRHRL, from the coding sequence GTGGACCTCACGTACTCCGATTATCTGCACGTCGAACCGCTCCTCTCCCTCCAGCACCCGCGGTCCGAGCCGGAGGAGCACGACGAACTGCTCTTCATCGTCGTCCACCAAGCCTACGAGCTGTGGTTCAAGCTCCTGCTGCACGAACTCGACAAGGTCAAAGGCGACTTCGTCGCGGGGCGCACGTACCCCGCGATCAGCACCTTCAAGCGGCTCCGCACCGTGCTGAAGGTGGCCGTCGAGCAGGTGGACATCGTCGAGACGCTCACGCCGATGTCGTTCAACAGCTTCCGCGACCGGCTCGATAAGGCGTCGGGATTCCAGTCGGGCCAGTTCCGCGAGATGGAGTTCCTGCTCGGGTACAAGCGCGCCGACATGCTGAAGTACCAGCCGGAGGGCACGCCGGCGCACGCGCGCTTACAGGCCCGCCTCCGCGAGCCGTCGATCGTCGACGCGTTTTACACCTTCCTCGGGCACCACGGCGTTGCGGTTCCCGGGCACCTCACGGCCCGCGACCTCACCCAGCCGACGCAACCCGACCCGGAAATTGAAGAGGGGCTGTTCCGGCTCTACAAGAGCCAGCCCGATCTGGAGATCCTGTTCGAGCTGATGACCGACTTCGACGAGGGGCTGCAGGAGTGGCGGTACCGGCACATCAAGCTGGTGGAGCGGACCATCGGGAGCAAACGCGGCACCGGCGGGTCGTTGGGCGTGGAGTTCTTGAAACGATCGTTGTTCCACCCGGTGTTCCCGGACCTGTGGGCGATCCGGCACCGGCTGTGA
- a CDS encoding isocitrate/isopropylmalate family dehydrogenase: protein MRKVIFVQGGGLGQDQELSVRRLFAAAKVPVEFEVHLAGRMALEHGKDALPKATFDAIRECGLALKTKLLQPKGVGMPTAHGPSSVPTNYNVAFRRQLGLFASMRPVHNLPGIPSRFTGVDFLLFREITEDLYTASEHEIVPGVVQSFKIVTEAACLRFFKLAFDTARKRGRKTVHCIHKANILKMADGLFLECFYRVAKEYPEIAAKDLIVDNTCNQLVSRPQQFEVLAAGNLYGDLLSDLGAGLVGGVSTTAAINKGNGTTVYEAVYGASHEAVPPDMSNPLPLILPAIELLKDLGETGTAGRIQKAVETVLLEGRIRTRDIGGTATTTAFTDAIVSRM, encoded by the coding sequence ATGCGCAAGGTGATTTTCGTTCAGGGCGGCGGGCTGGGCCAGGACCAGGAGCTGTCGGTGCGGCGCCTGTTCGCGGCCGCGAAGGTGCCGGTCGAGTTCGAGGTCCACCTGGCCGGGCGGATGGCGCTCGAGCACGGCAAGGACGCGCTCCCGAAGGCCACCTTCGACGCGATCCGCGAGTGCGGGCTGGCGCTGAAGACCAAGCTGCTCCAGCCGAAGGGCGTCGGCATGCCCACGGCCCACGGCCCCAGCTCCGTGCCCACCAACTACAACGTCGCGTTCCGGCGGCAGCTCGGGCTGTTCGCCTCCATGCGGCCGGTGCACAACCTGCCCGGGATCCCGAGCCGGTTCACGGGCGTGGACTTCCTCCTGTTTCGCGAGATCACCGAGGACCTGTACACCGCCAGCGAGCACGAGATCGTGCCGGGCGTGGTGCAGAGCTTCAAGATCGTGACCGAGGCGGCATGCCTGCGGTTCTTCAAGCTCGCCTTCGACACCGCCCGCAAGCGGGGCCGCAAGACGGTCCACTGCATCCACAAGGCGAACATCCTCAAGATGGCCGACGGGCTGTTCCTCGAGTGCTTTTACCGGGTCGCGAAGGAGTACCCCGAGATCGCGGCGAAGGACCTGATCGTCGACAACACCTGCAACCAGCTCGTGAGCCGCCCGCAGCAGTTCGAGGTGCTCGCGGCCGGCAACCTGTACGGCGACCTGCTGTCGGACCTGGGCGCCGGGCTGGTGGGCGGGGTCAGCACGACGGCGGCGATCAACAAGGGGAACGGGACCACCGTGTACGAGGCCGTGTACGGGGCGTCGCACGAGGCGGTCCCGCCGGACATGAGCAACCCGCTCCCGCTGATCCTGCCCGCCATCGAGCTGCTCAAGGACCTGGGCGAGACTGGGACCGCCGGGCGCATTCAGAAGGCGGTGGAGACGGTGCTGCTGGAGGGCCGGATTCGCACCCGCGACATCGGCGGCACCGCGACCACGACCGCGTTCACCGACGCCATCGTTAGCCGCATGTGA
- a CDS encoding sigma-70 family RNA polymerase sigma factor, translating to MNTVLQLLDAVAGAGARTDGQLLDSFARRRDQGAFAELVHRHGAMVLGVCRRVLGNAADADDAFQAVFLVLARKAAAVRDRERLGPWLHGVAFNAARRLKRSNLRRTARERGRAGQLEQTAGAADERAELHAALDEELARLPDRYRSVLVLCDLEGRTRKEAAHALGCPEGTVGGRLARARELLAARLGARGVCPALGALAGALVPAGAGAVAPALVAALVRAVGVDELARDAARGPISSHVSELAEGVVSSMFAIKLQKVTAAVLCCGLALACAAGGVRLANAQPEPEFTPVPLLTKDPALKRSRQELEERARELQDTRKRQQALEEVVPGVPRRAAIIPLRKLDSGEVAPMLAKFFDPRRVTIAALPGDKSLLVYADEKTHAKIRELLLQMGEPAPRNVTAFRLNKTADLAGTVKTLAAAFGPDRAVLVPVPVEQVLLVYASEPDTQTVQKLLANVLLPESGRLDNVFMKTVRLKNILAEDASAEVRAQFGRSVSAVALPSSRQLMLYGPVDVVEAALKVVTALDEGGTAKTFEMQFQKAAWPDVLDWYAKVSGRVMSTTVKPTGTFTFAAPKPGQRYTLADVTDIINEALMQQKLLLVPWHTTFFILKPSDEKLDSLIVPLISLEDLPRFGRTELVQVIVPVPKGAAEELVPAVKKRLGPFGSVTTLHRADALVVQDVAENVREVCKIFGVPTDPKR from the coding sequence GTGAACACCGTTCTTCAACTCCTCGACGCCGTGGCAGGGGCCGGCGCACGGACCGACGGCCAACTTCTGGATTCGTTCGCCCGCCGGCGCGACCAGGGGGCGTTCGCGGAACTCGTTCACCGGCACGGGGCAATGGTGCTGGGCGTGTGCCGGCGGGTGCTGGGAAACGCCGCCGACGCGGACGACGCGTTCCAGGCGGTGTTCCTGGTACTCGCCCGCAAGGCGGCTGCCGTGCGGGACCGCGAGCGGCTCGGGCCGTGGCTCCACGGGGTCGCGTTCAATGCCGCACGCCGGCTCAAGCGGTCGAACCTGCGGCGGACCGCCCGCGAGCGCGGCCGCGCGGGGCAACTCGAACAGACTGCCGGGGCCGCCGACGAGCGCGCCGAGTTGCACGCGGCACTCGACGAGGAACTCGCGCGACTCCCGGACCGGTACCGCTCGGTGCTGGTGCTGTGCGATCTGGAAGGCCGCACGCGGAAAGAGGCCGCGCACGCCCTCGGGTGCCCGGAGGGGACCGTCGGCGGGCGCCTGGCCCGTGCCCGGGAACTGCTCGCGGCCCGGCTCGGCGCCCGCGGCGTGTGCCCGGCCCTCGGGGCGCTCGCCGGGGCGCTGGTGCCGGCCGGGGCGGGGGCCGTCGCCCCGGCGCTGGTTGCCGCACTGGTTCGCGCGGTGGGCGTCGACGAACTGGCGCGCGACGCGGCCCGCGGGCCGATCTCCTCGCACGTGTCCGAACTGGCCGAAGGGGTGGTGAGCAGCATGTTCGCGATCAAGCTTCAGAAAGTGACGGCCGCGGTGCTGTGCTGCGGCCTGGCGCTCGCGTGCGCGGCCGGCGGCGTCCGCCTCGCGAACGCCCAGCCGGAGCCGGAATTCACGCCCGTGCCGCTGCTGACGAAAGACCCCGCGCTGAAGAGATCGCGGCAGGAACTCGAAGAGCGAGCGAGAGAGTTGCAAGACACCCGGAAACGACAACAAGCACTCGAGGAGGTCGTTCCCGGTGTACCACGCCGCGCGGCCATTATACCTCTTCGGAAACTCGATTCCGGTGAAGTCGCCCCGATGCTCGCTAAATTTTTCGACCCGCGGCGCGTGACCATCGCGGCGCTGCCCGGCGACAAGTCGTTACTCGTCTACGCCGACGAGAAGACGCATGCGAAGATCCGGGAGTTACTCCTTCAGATGGGGGAGCCCGCGCCCCGGAACGTAACCGCGTTTCGGCTCAACAAGACGGCCGACCTAGCCGGCACCGTTAAAACGCTCGCTGCCGCGTTCGGCCCGGATCGTGCTGTTCTCGTCCCGGTTCCGGTTGAGCAGGTGCTCCTCGTTTACGCGAGCGAACCCGACACACAGACCGTGCAGAAACTCCTCGCGAATGTGCTGCTCCCTGAATCTGGCAGGTTGGACAATGTGTTCATGAAAACAGTAAGGCTGAAGAACATTCTTGCCGAGGACGCGTCGGCGGAGGTGCGGGCGCAGTTCGGCAGGAGCGTTTCGGCGGTCGCGCTGCCGTCGAGCCGGCAACTGATGCTGTACGGGCCGGTAGACGTGGTCGAAGCCGCGCTCAAGGTTGTCACCGCGCTGGACGAGGGCGGGACGGCGAAGACGTTCGAAATGCAATTTCAGAAGGCCGCGTGGCCGGATGTGCTCGACTGGTACGCGAAGGTGTCTGGGCGAGTTATGAGCACGACCGTGAAGCCAACGGGGACGTTTACGTTTGCCGCTCCCAAACCGGGACAGCGGTACACACTCGCAGATGTCACAGACATCATTAACGAAGCTCTGATGCAGCAGAAGCTCCTGCTCGTCCCCTGGCACACGACGTTCTTCATCCTCAAGCCGTCCGACGAGAAACTCGATTCGTTGATCGTGCCGTTGATCTCGCTGGAAGATTTGCCGCGGTTCGGGCGGACGGAACTGGTTCAGGTCATCGTTCCGGTTCCGAAGGGTGCGGCGGAGGAGTTGGTCCCAGCGGTCAAGAAGAGGCTTGGGCCGTTCGGGTCGGTTACAACTCTCCATCGGGCGGATGCGCTGGTGGTTCAGGATGTTGCGGAGAACGTCCGCGAGGTGTGCAAAATCTTCGGCGTGCCGACCGACCCGAAGCGGTAA